The nucleotide window CAATTAGTTATAAGTTTTAAAATATAGACTTATATAGCAAGGAGATTTAAAGTATTTATAATGATTTAATGATACACGTAAACTATTTCAAGGATCTAGAGAACCTCTTATTACTAAAGTAATAGGAGGTTTTTTGATGCGTAAGTCAAAAGCACAAACATTAGAACAGAAAAAATTAAATGCTCTAAAAGTATTGGAGAAATGGGAACTAAAAGAAAAGGAACGATTTAAATATAAAGACGAGGAAGAAAAGATAATAAAACCTGAAAAAAAGTCACCATGAAAATAAAGATAAAGGCGAATCAAACCTCAAACCATGTGAGTCCTAACCAGCCACCTTGCACCAGAATATGTAGAAATAATCCGAATTTAGAACTAATGGCAAAAGGGTTTCTGGAATTATACTTAAGATCATTGAAAAACTCATAAATTATTGAAGCTCGCCAATCAATGAAAATAAGTAGAGGAAAGATCTTCTCTACTTTTTGGGGGGCCTTTTTTAAATTTAATAACGATTCGCTATGGGGCAGTGAAATAACCGTTGTAACTTCAGCTTTTTCCTTTTCTAATTAAACAGTCGGTTTTAGAAGTAGCACTAATAAAATAATTAAGTTGAAAACTAATTATTTGATCTTGTTTGTTCTTTTCCTTTACTTATTAGGAGTATAGGTTACATTTATAGCCATTGTTAGTTAGCTCCATAAATAAAATGAACGAACAAGAATTTTTGGCATATGAACTTTAAGTAAAAGATTGGATACTTAATGTTTTTTTGCTTAATAAGTAACGTTTTTATAATTATTATTTTATAAATATATGGTTAAACTTTTAGTAACTTGGAAAATGACGGAGGTTATCTAATCAGTGCTTCGTACTCACATATCCAATCGTTATCTAAAAGAAGATAAAGTTATAACAGCTAAGACCCATTGGGAATTAGAAGAAAAAGTTAAAAATCAAAAGCAGCGGTGGAAAGATAAAGAAAATAAAGTTAAGAACCAAAAAAGGATTGAAAAGTTAAAGTGCTCTGCGATTACAGATACCAAAAGATCACAAAAGCAAATTGAAGAATATCGGTGTCTTCTTCAATTCTCATTAAATAGAAAGCATTCTATTAATTGGGACAAGCTTTTTAGTAAGGAAACTTACGAAGTTGAGGAACCTGAGTTAGAAAAATTCATTGAGCTGGTAAATGTTCCAAAAGAGGATAAATTTCTTGAGTTTTTTCTCCCGTCATTAAAGAAGAAGAGGCTTCAAAAAATGAATGAGGCAGAAAAGAAATATCATCTAGCCTATACTGAATATCAGAGAGAAAAAAATGAATTTATTAACGAACAAAGGGAGATTAACGAATCAGTAAAACAATTTAAGCTTGCATATGAAGATTCAGTTACTCCATTTGTGGAAAAATACTTTGGTACAGTAATTGATTCTTCTGGTTATCCAAAGGGATTAAATAAAAATCTTGATATCCAATATCTATCTGAAGCAAAAGCTTTGGTTATTGATTTTGATTTACCCCTACCAGGAAATGTTCCAGACATCATTGAATATAAATTTGTACAAGCTCGTAACGAAATTGTTTCTAAAAAAATGAAGAAAAAAGAATTTGAAGAATATTACGAGGATGTTATTTACCAATTAACACTTCGAAATATTTACGAGTGTTATAGTGCTGATTATGGCAATACAATTGAACTTATTGTATTTAATGGATGGATACATGGGGTTGATTCTTCAACTGGTCAAGATTTTCACTCTTGTATTGTAAGCCTACAGGCTATGAAGGAGGAGTTTTTAGCCTTAAATCTTGAAAAGGTAGTACCGAAAGATTGTTTTCGAAATCTAAAGGGATTAAACGCGGGTGCTTTATACCAGTTAGCACCAGTAAGACCAATAATGGAACTTAACCGTGAGGATCAGCGTTTTATAGAATCAAAAAAAATCTTAGCTGAGATCAATTCTATTCCAAACTTAGCAGCTATGTCCTGGGAAGATTTTGAACATTTAGTAAGAGAACTCTTTGAAAAATATTTCTCCGCAGTTGGTGCTGAGGTAAAAGTAACAAAAGCGACCCGTGATGGAGGTATTGACGCTGTAGCTTTTGACCCTGATCCTATTCGTGGCGGGAAATTTATCATTCAAGCAAAACGTTACAACCAAGTGGTCCCTATATCAGCAGTTCGTGAGTTGAATGGGATAATGGCAGATGAAGGTGCAGTAAAAGGAATATTAGTAACTACAAGTTATTATGGAAACGATTCATGGGAATTTGCTAAAGGAAAGCCTCTGACTCTTTTGGATGGATCTAATTTGATTCAGATGTTTATGGAATATGGCTACAATGTCAAAATTGAATTAAAGAAAAATGAAAATGCAAATTAATGAATTAACCACCACATGATTAGTCATATAACTTCAGGAGCAGCAAAAAAGTTTAAGTATGTATTGTTGTTGGAAGGGTATCCCATTCGCCTATTTATCGAATTTAACAGTAAGCAAGATGGGTTTGAGAAATTTTTTAAACAATTTAGGACAACTAGAATTATCCAGTAACAGGGATAATGCCACTAATGCCAATTTTTGGGCATGGGAATGCCAAGAAATCAGCACTTTGTATTGAAAAAATAAGTAATAACAACGAGATTTTAATATTACATCTCGTCCTTATATGGCTTTGTTGGGTTCCATAGCGGTGTCTAACCCCAGTTAGAAAGCAATTAATATTTAGTCGACTTTAAATTCCCCATTTAATAAATTACTACGATAAATAATTATGAATTAGTTTAAATACTATGCAATTTAACTGCCCGTTTATTGGCAGTTTTTTTTGCGTTTGCGAAAGCCTGTAAGTGCATTCAACGGATAAACCCATTTGTCACCAACATTTGGAATTAACAATTCAAGTTGGCACGGAAATTGCAAATTGAATAGTGAGTGAAAATGTATAGAGGAGGGGCAATTATGAAACAAACATTATATAAACCCAAAAGACATTGGAAGGAAATTGATCTTTGGAACAGAGTTACTGAAGAACAGTGGAATGATTGGCTTTGGCAATTAACCAATACAGTACGAACATTGGATGATTTGAAAAAAGTTATTAATTTGACACCTGAAGAGGAGGAAGGTGTTCGAATCTCAACAAAAACAATTCCACTTAATATAACTCCCTACTATGCCTCGCTAATGAATCCTGATGATCCAAATTGTCCAATTCGCAAACAGTCTGTGCCTATATCTAAGGA belongs to Mesobacillus subterraneus and includes:
- a CDS encoding restriction endonuclease; the encoded protein is MLRTHISNRYLKEDKVITAKTHWELEEKVKNQKQRWKDKENKVKNQKRIEKLKCSAITDTKRSQKQIEEYRCLLQFSLNRKHSINWDKLFSKETYEVEEPELEKFIELVNVPKEDKFLEFFLPSLKKKRLQKMNEAEKKYHLAYTEYQREKNEFINEQREINESVKQFKLAYEDSVTPFVEKYFGTVIDSSGYPKGLNKNLDIQYLSEAKALVIDFDLPLPGNVPDIIEYKFVQARNEIVSKKMKKKEFEEYYEDVIYQLTLRNIYECYSADYGNTIELIVFNGWIHGVDSSTGQDFHSCIVSLQAMKEEFLALNLEKVVPKDCFRNLKGLNAGALYQLAPVRPIMELNREDQRFIESKKILAEINSIPNLAAMSWEDFEHLVRELFEKYFSAVGAEVKVTKATRDGGIDAVAFDPDPIRGGKFIIQAKRYNQVVPISAVRELNGIMADEGAVKGILVTTSYYGNDSWEFAKGKPLTLLDGSNLIQMFMEYGYNVKIELKKNENAN